ACCAACCCACACATGGGGAATCACAGCCTCTTGTCCACTGGTGACCAGCCCACACATGGGGAATCACAGCCCCACATCCACCAGTGACCAGCTCACACAGGGAGAATCACAGCTCCGTGTCCACCAGTGACCAGCCCACACAGGGGGAATCACAGGCCCACATCTACCATTGACTAGTCCACGCAGGGAGAATCGCAATCCCCCATCCACTGGTGACCAGTCCACACAGGGAGAATCACAGCACCGTGTCCAACAGTGATCAGCCCACACACGGGGAATCGCAGCCCTGTGTCCACCAGTGACCAGCCCACACAGGGGGAATCACAGCCCTGCATCCACCAGTGACCAGTCCACACAGGCAATCTCAGCCGTGTGTCCACCGGTGACCAGCCCACATAGGTGGCCTGGTAAGTGGCAGCAACACAGTTAGTGGAAAGGTGATATGGAAGGATCATGATGTTCTAGTTGAAAAGCAAAGtgggtagaattttttaaaaccagattAATTTTGAGCAACCTGCTCTTACACCTTGGTTGCTCCTATGGAAATGCACACTTAAAAAATTACCTCTGACTGAAGGTCATTTGTTTTGGGACCAGGGCTGGACGTATCTGTATTACATCCAAGACAGTGGATCAACACTATTAATATTTATGTGCCTCTGTTTTCACAAGGCCCTCGTGCCAGCTCCTTCTGGTTATAAGCTGAATTGTGTTTCCCCAAAAGTCATGTATTGAAGTCCTAACACCTAGGAGCTCAGAATGCAACTGTGGTCTACATGGAGTATTTAAAGACGTGATTACATTTAAATGGAGTCAttggggctgggcttggtggctcatgcctgtaattccaccactttgagaggttgggacaggaggatcacttgaggccaggagttcgagaccagcctgggcaacacactgagaccccatctctattttttaaaataaatgaatgaatgaatgaataaacagagtCATTGTGTTGGGCCTGATCCAATAtgcctggtgtccttataagaaaggagattaggacacagacacgtACAGAGGGAAGACAAtagagaacacagcaagaaggcagccatttgCAAGCCCAAGAGAGAGGCCTCAAAAGGAACCAGttctgcccacaccttgatcacacacacagacacacacacaaacacacacagacacacacacacacaaacacacacacaagcacacacacacaaacacacacacacacacacgaaccaTCCCCAAGTACTGTTCCTGGTGTAGTTTGGATgattgtcccctccaaatctcatgttgaatgtTATTCCCAGTGTTAAaggtgggcctggtgggaagtgttgagtgaatccctcatgaatagctCGGTGCCCTcgccttggtgatgagtgagttcacatgagatctggtggtttaaaagaaTCTGGGACTTGCCCCcgtctctcttgctccttctctccccatgtgacacacctgctcccctTCCCTTCCGCCATAATTGtaagcctcaccagaagcagatgccagggccatgcttcctgcaccgtctgcagaaccatgagccaattaagcctctttcctttataagtgacccagtctcatgtatttctGTATAGCAGTGCAAATGGACCAACACAGTTTCCATCCTGCCTGTCCGGCCTCtctcccaacctccacctccctctccTCAGCTCCCTGACTAGGTGTCCTTCCTGGGCCACACTACCCTGTATCCTGTCCCCAGTGAGAAGCTCACCTTCCAGAGGCCAGCCAGGTGTGGACAGGGTGTGGGGTACGTGAACCAAAGCCCAGAGCTATCCCTGAGGAGTGATCCTTGCATGGGACTAGAAAGAGGGGACCCGCTGTGTCCTCAGTGAGAAGGAAGGCAGGGATGCAGGGGCGCAGCCCTCAGACAACAGGTGACAACTGGCCAGGCACAACAAGGGGTGTTTGAGGTTGAGGTGAGACTGGACTGGCCTCAGGGAACTATTGCCATAGGAGGAAAATGTGAGCCAGAAACAGGCCCCAGGGCAAATGGCACCAAGCTCAGCTATCTGGGGAAGAGTTTAAATCTGTTCATGAGCCCCTCGCACCCATGCTCCTCTACCTGTGACCTCATCCCATCTTCACAAGAGCCCTGTGCGGTACATGGAATTTTGTAGGAAAGGAAACTGCTGTTCAATGAAGGGAGGAACCTGCCCAGGCAGGCCTGGGAACCTGCCAGCAAGGCAGTCCACCACTACGTCCTTCTGCCTCTGGCCGCAGCACGCTAGAGGGAAGCCATGGGGTCCTGCAGGGAACCCTGCCTTGTCCAGACTCTGCAAGGTGACTCTGCGGGGCTTCTGGCGTCCCTTCCACAGGAGCTATTTGCAACCCTGGGAATTGTAGAGAACTTCTGTCCTGCCTGGAGAGGCTTGACTGCCCCTGTGGGCCCTGCTGAGAGGCTGGCTCTGCTTCCATCTGTACTTCATGCTCCTCACTCCGTGTGAACTCCTGCCACTGGGACTGCCTCTGAGAACCGGTCACAGCACCTGCCAGCTTCCCTCATGGTGAGTGCAATtcagcagctcatgcctataatcccagaactttgggaggccgaggcgggcagatcacgcgggtggatcacttgaggtcaggagttccagaccaggttGGCCCACGTGGccaaacctcctctctactaaaattacaaaaattagcctggcatggtggtacatgatTGTAGCCTCAgctctcaggaggttgaggcaggagaatagcttgaacctgggaggcagaatctgcactgagctgagatagcgccactgcactctagcctggatgacagaataagactgtctgaaaaaacaaaaacaaaaaaattcttttccatGTATAAGGATAAAATGATGAACCTTTCTTGCGGGAGGTAGttgcttccctcctccctccttagAGAGCCTCCAGAATCAGCCGGGTGAGAGATTTTGATTTTATAATGCAAGGTCTAGGGCCTTCTGCCGCCTAGAACTGGGAACACACGCACCCAAATAACTCAGGCGCCCTCGGGAGGCACGCAGGGACTGTCACAAGATCATCCAGTCACCCTTCAAGGAGATCTGGGGGAAGTTCTCATTTTTCCTCCACTTCACTGTGTAATGTAAGAGTCCCTCCACATAGTCCCCTCCCGCACACGTGGAGTCTCAGCACACATAACTGGGGCTTTCTCTCTCCTAGACTGGACATGGAAAGGCCTACCACTGGCGGGATGGCTTTATTTCCATAACACACATGTTCATTTCATTTCTGTATGGCAGTCATGATTttaccctttttaaaattttcttcctacAAAACATTCACTGAGAGAGACCCTAAAGGAGAACTCTtaccagcccccaccccaccccaccccaccgcAGCACAGACTACACTGGGATGCCGAGGACTGACATTCATACCTGCGTTCTCCTCTCCTTGTGAAGTCCAGAGAACTGAGTGCTACTCTTTTCCTAGTAAGTAAACTTCTGCATGGCTGTGCATGAATGACAATGTATGCATGAATGTGCATGGAAACGCacaggtgtgtatgtgtgcacatatgtaaATAACACACTGTGGCCGCAAAGTCCCAACCCTCACCCAGACCTGAGCCCAGGCTGTGTCCTCATCTGGCATTTGGGGATAACACAGATGGGGAGAGGGCCAGGCAGGATCACTGATGGAAGTTCCACACAAGGGGTCTGACAAGGATGGCTCAATACATATGAGCTATCATTACAAGCTCACATCTGCAGAGCTGATCCTACTCCGTGAAAATTGGTCAGAAATCACTCTCCTTCATGTACATGGTAACTGAAAAACTACTAAGCACCAGCAGAGCAGTACTATTTCCTTATACTAGCACTGCTTCCTTATTTTCTAAGTTGAGCCTAATGCCTGGGTGGTGATTAATTAGATGATATTCTGCTATTACATACATACCAAGGAGTACTGAAATGTGAGTAAGCTGCAATGGAACCCAGAAACCCCAATGTGAAAGTCATTCCTAACCTAGGAAACAGAACATCCTTGATGACCTTGGGGGCCCTCCCTCCTCCCAAATGCACCCTGCCTCCCAACAGAGGCAACTCCTGATCTCAATTGGGGCTTTCTCAATCCCTGGTGGAGTTTTTCCCCCTAGTTTTGCCATGCAACACACGTAATCCTAAACAAGATATTGTTTAAGTTTTGTCCATTTTCCGTCATCTGAGCACACCAAACTCTATGCATCCGTTCTCTGgcacatggatatttggagacttcTGGCTTTTGTTACCAAGgcctttgctattatgaacattcCCGTCCACGTCTCCTGAGCCACATGAGTTCTCTCCACACGAGCCCATGGGGAGGAGTTGAATTACCAGATAATACATGATCGACACCTGGCTTTGAAACGTGGCTTAGTGCTAGGCTTAAGGATAAAGGTATGGGAGACGCACAGTTCATGCTCTAACATATTCCACTGTCCCTATTGTCATTTATAAAGACAAACCATCATCTCATTGTTTCTGGCCAGGGTGACATTGTCATCGCTGTGATGAGACTGGACCGCGAGGAGGCAGCAGGAGGAGCGTGGCCACCTCCGCAATTGACACCAAAGCCCAACCTTTTACGTGAGAGTGTGGCAGGCTTCCCGAGGTAAACTCTTGACTAACTCACTAGTGACGTGCTGATTTTCCAATTTACAAAGGGCTGGATAattattaaagttttcttttcacATTAGTGGGAGGCATTCTGAGCATATCACTTAAGGACTGCACTAGAGGAAAACATGGAGTGAACTCGCTGACAACTATTTTTGAAATCCAGGGTAATTAGTTCCATCAGAACAATCCCAATTATGTTCCTAATTCTCTCTGCCTTGCTGAAAGCACCGAAAGTGAACCGTGTTGCCGTCATTATATTCCTGCTCAGAGGAGTCTTTATCACCAGCGCTGGGAATGGAGGAGGGGTTGAGGAAGGGGCCAGTGCCCGGGTTGTGGGAAGAGCCCACAAGGGGACCAGGCCAATGATACCAGCGTGGCACAAGGGCCTGAAAGTCAAAGAGTGGCCAATGTGGGGTGACAAAGGGGACCAAGTTTCTCGTCGTCTCCCGAGGAATTCAAGTAACACGCATGTGAGGACATTTATAACGTCGGCTCCAGAGACATCTTGGTAGccaaatgaggaaagaaaataactttcatCTGAGGAATTTGAGACCTTTCAAATTATTACACCCAGAGAGACATTAAAATGGGACAATAAGCCAAACACAGTGCCTCACGTCtctaatcacagtactttgggaagcctaggtgggaggggcgcttgaacctaggaggtcaagaccagcccggtcaaaacacaagaccccatctctgcaaaaaaatacaaaaattagccaggcgtggtggcgcacacctgtattcccagccactcagaaggatgaggtgggaggatcgcttgagcccaggaggttgaggctgcagtgagctatgattgcaccactgcactccagcctgggtgacagagcaagaccttgtctcaagaaaaagacaTCAATCACTCCTCCTTTTTAACTATGTATTCATCTCTTGGAACTGCTTGCTATTGCCACAAGTAGCTATAAATTAACCTAATAATGCCACACTGAACACTATAACCCACACTCTATGGCTTAACAATGTGTAGCCATCAATCAATATcatttctgtaaaccaatgagaattcctggCAGACAGCTGTGTTATCAGCCCATTCCCTGTCCCTTTTACCTTTAAAAATCCACTTTTAAGTGCTGCTAATCAGAATGTTCATTCAGGGGAACTTGAATCTATGTTCTTGGGTTGCAGTCTTCAAGCTTGGACCCAGTTAATTCTCTACTTTTACcaattttgcctcagcttcttccttttaggcCGACATAAACTAATCCAACAAGTTCAGTTGTCATATAAGTATAGTTATTATGTTTACTCAATCAGAATAAGATGTGTTGTTCAACCGGCATTTCCTGGATGTCAGGAGCTGTAGGGTTCACCTGTAAGGTCAGGGATGTCGCCCCATTAGATCAACAGAGATCCACCTGGGGTGGCTGATGTGCCCTACCTCACATAGCCAGCAGAGGGCAGTGGAGTGCCAATAGCTGCAGCTTGGCCATTGACACCTGTAGAAAGAATCTCATGTTCAGAAGTCATTTTACCTTCTGCCTTGTCCCGGAGGAGGGCGCTCAGGCCACAGGCTCTGTGACAGCTCCCCCAGCGAGACAGACTTCCAGGCAGTGCAGAGACAAaacacctcaaaaagaaactagCCCTTCTCTTACTAATAGCAGCCTCCTCTTTAGCCTTAAATTCTatttctgtgtggttttttttctctgctttaccAAAGATGTCCTCCTAGGAAGTGGCGGGCCCACCTGGCCACACATGCCTGGGTTGAGGTGTGAAAGAAACTAACCTGCAAGTCCCCTACTACCCGGGGCAATGGTCCGCACCTGCATCCTCAGCCTGCCCCAGAGCCTGGTGATAAACATCATCTGGCTGGTCAGAGAATAGAAAGGCTATCCCACACTGGGTCCTGCACCCACAGGGGCATGGTGATATCCAGTTGAAGTCTGGGGGCACTTGGTAATTTGGAGACAGATGAGCACACAACAGTAGCAAGTCCAGCCCCTGCAGCTCGTGCTGGAGTGAGAAGCCAGGAGCAGAGCCTTTAGCATACTGCCCTGGGTGCACAGATGACTGCACAGCCACATCCCAGGACCCTGAAGTCTCcttgagggttccaatttctcctgGACAGCTTCAACAAAGGGACCAAGAAGTGCTGAGGGAGAAATGGAAGGAGATTCACTCTCTACCCTACGCAAATCTGTATTACAGACCCTACAGCttgagaaggtggaagggaaggaaGTTCTTGATTGGGACAAGGGTCTCTCTTGCTCTTAGCACTTAGAAGGGCATGTGGGCTCAGTAGATGCTGAATGACCCTCAATTTGGGTTGAATCTCAGAATCACAGGGAAGGCACATTAAAGAGTGCACagaccacacacatgcacccacaccaAGGTCCCCACACACTCCCTGCGCCACTCCAAGTCACACAGCAAACTGCTAAGCAGAGCCCCTGAGCGTGGGAGTGTCCCTCAGAGCCCACCAGGAAATAAGCCCAACTCAAGGACAGGAAACAATAATACCAAGAAAGTGGCCACACTGATGTGGGGAGAGTTGAGAAGTCAGCCAGGAGCCTGGACAACCCACAAGCCAGCGAAGACCCAAGACCCAACTGCCCCTGAGCTGGGGACCTAGGCCTGCCCAAGAAGTAGCTGCTGCCAGACTCACCCGAGACAGACAGAGGGGCCACCCTGGATTCTCCCCTCCACTATAAGGTGCAACCCAGAAGGAAGCTAAGAGACACGGAGTCTGGGAATGTCAGTGTGAGGCCAGGAATGACTGCAAGGCTGACAAGCCATGGACAAAAACAACAGGACAAGCTATCTTGAGCCCAGGTGTCCCGTTTCCCATCCCTAGGTACTTGGATCAAGATACTAGCAGTGCGGACAATGGGTGGGAGGATTACTGTCGTGTGATTAAGCTGGTGTGGATGGTTTTGGGAATGTGTGACTATAATTTGGAAACTGTGTATATATGCCTGTTTAGGTATGCATAATTTCCCAAACACCCCTGCTGTCTGCTTCACTGGTTTTCAGTCATCTCTCATTGCAAGTGGtgcatggaatttttttaatgtatcaggAAATTACTTTCCTGGCACTATTGTCAGATTTCTTGTTTAGTGACATGAAATCTGACTACCATTAGAATTTTAAAGTCTGAAAAATTTCCTTAGAAATAGTACAAAAATTTGGTAGAATGTTCTTGAAGAAACCCCAAATCAGGCTAACATCACTGAAAATGCTCCAATGAAACTTCAAAAGGAAGAACATCTCCCATGCGGTTAATCCAAGATTCTCTGTCTCTTAATCGCGATCTGATTTTCTAGATTCTTGTGTAAAGTGTGCTCAAAGTCCACACAACAGGGGATTTTGGACAATGCTTTTAATGGCAAGTCATCACAGCAGGTCTGCGGAGGTGCAGGGCAGCGCTCAGGCCTTGCTCAGTTTCTTCTTGATGAAGTAGCTCACCAGCCGCTGCGGCCTCTGCTGGTACTCGCTGAGCACATTGCGAGGGCTGCTGATCTGGTCCCCTTCCAGGCGGTTCAGGAGGGTGACACACACCACGGCCGCTGCAAAAGACAAAGACCACATCAAGGCAAGGTGCCGGGGGTCTAACATTTCACAGGGACGGAATGAAGAACCTACGAGCTCTGAGGAGCAGCCTCTCTGCCTCCTCAGGAAACCAGGCTGCCCGTGCAGTCAGGTGAGGCCGGAGGATGGAGTGCGGGAGAGAAAGGCGCTGGTCCAGGGGCTCAGAAGGCTCCTCCCTCTCTGACGCCACCCTGCCCTGTCCCTCCCTTATTCTCATGCCTTTGCTTCCAAAAGGAATTCACCATTCCAGGAGCAGCTCAGGGCTGCAAGCACCACCTTGAAAGGCACATTTTGGCCGAGGTGATGAGGGAATTCTGCAGAGCTGTGAGTTGGCCTTCAAGGGTGGCTAGTACCTTGAGGGTAGATGAACCACAATTCAGAAAGCCAAAGCGCTTTGAAAGCCGAGTTTTTTATAGACCTGGTGGCAGCCTCATGGGGCAGCAAAaccttttttgtcatttttcctaTACAAGGTCACTGAGAATCCTGCATTTTGTCATGTGACAATCAAAAGACATTGAACACAGCATTGTGGGGACAACACATATGTCAGAAAGTGACTTGGGGGCGGGGGAGACAGAAGCCAGAAATGGGTATCAGGGTGCCCCAGGAGGAGGGGCCCCAGTGAGGGGCTCCAGGAGAGCAGAAGTGAAGGGAGGAGGGGACGCCGAGGCCCATCAAGTGCCGCCTACCTTGGAGGCCGCAGGCGCTGCACATGGCAGCAAACACCGAGGACTCCATCTCAATGTTGCGGACGCCGGCTGCATAGGCTGCCTCCAGATACGCCTGCTTGTCCTTCTCCGTGTAGGAGCAGAGAGCCCCATCCAGACGGCCTTGCCCTGAGGCACACATGGAGACATGAGAACCACATGCATGTGAGAAGCTCCTACAACACATCAGCGCCACTGATGCCCAGAAGGACACAGGGACAAGCAAGACCCAGCCAGGTCCTGCCTAGGTCCACTCAAACTGGTCATTACAACCACTCTGGGAGAAGTGCAACTGAGACAGCAGCCTGGCAAGTGGAAACGCCAGCCCACAGTGAGAAGGCAGGCTCAGGGGACGGACCAGGGTTCCCTGGCTGAAAGATGCCTCCTGGTATCCGCTGCCTCACCTTCATAGAAGTCCAAGGTGCACATGGTGTTCCCCACCACTGTGGTGAACTCGCTCAGCTCTGCAGAACACAGCAACAGCTCCTGCACCAGCTTCTTGTTAAGGTCCGTTTTCCGGATGACCCGCTTCCCCAGGACAATCTGCTCAAACTCTGCCTTGAAGCAGGTATCCACTGCCTGCTCTGTTATGACCACAGTGCCGGGCTCCAGACCTGAGGAAAAAAGCAGACATCGAGATATGCAGGGTGTAAAACGAAGTAAAATAAAAGCAGGGCAGTCAGGGAGCACACAGCAGAGCATATAGAAGAAAGAAGCAGATCCACCCACACATCCAAACACGAAGCATCCAGTACTGTTCTCAAATACACAGTGACCCATTTTCCCATTCAAGCTATGAAAGTAATTAATGCATGATCATTATGGACACTATGGAAGAGAAAggcacaaaaaacaaaatagagggctgggtgcagtggcccacacctgtaatcccaagcactttgggaggccaagatgagcagatcacctgaggtcaggagttcaagaccagcctggccaacatggtgagacctccatctctactaaaaatacaaaaattagccaggcattgtgccgggtgtctgtaatcccagctacttgggaggctgaggtgggagaatcacttgaacccaggaggcggaggttgcagtgagccaagatcacgccactgcactccagcatgggcaaaaagagcaaactccatttccaaaaaaaaaagaataaaataaaaatggccagGAACCTTCAAGTACTTTGTCCCATATTTCTTGCTTCCATTCACTGCGATTTCCCACTGTCATCTGTCACTGAACCATATACCATGATGTGTTTCATTGATCCCTGTTTCATACCTTGTTAATATTAAGATTTCAGGCAAATACTTGAAAAGTAAACCAGCAAAAGGCAGACTAGAACAGTATAATGAAGACCCACACCCTAAACCCAGGTGAGCTATGACCAACTCCTGACCTACCTGGCCTTCCTCTCAGATTGATGCATTATTAGGGTCCAGTTTCTATGTTCTGGGCGTGCCTTCCTGGAGTAGTTTCCTGTTTGTGGGGACATTACTCTGCTCcttattctttgtgttataatAATTTTAGATGGGATTTGACCATTGTTACGGACCTAGACTGAATGCTGCTttccccctcaaaattcataggcgattttgaaatcctaaccccaaagGTGATGGTTTTAGGCagcagggcctttgggaggtgattaggtcatgagggtggagcctgcatgagtgggattagtgcccttataaaagggaccccggAGAGCTgcctgccccttctgccatgtgaggacacagggagaaaacaGAGCTCTATGAATCCGAAAGttagccctcaccagacaccaagtttgctgactccttgagcttggacttcacagcctccagactATGAGATAAAttcctattgtttataagccacccagtcaatGGCATCTTGTCTATCAACCTGCAGGGACTAAGATAACTATGATCCATTTCTGATACTTATTTTAATGCAAAATTGGTTTTCCTAAACATGTGGGAGGGAACAAGAAGTCAGATCTTTTCCAGAGCTCCCAAGTCAGTTGTTTtcatgaaacattaaaaaacatgGCCGATTGCAAAGACCTTTGCTTTGCTCCCCACATGTATCTGaactcctctttccattgcaaCTCCTGCGGCTGTTCTGGGCAATTCAGAGTCTCCTTGCAGCAGCTTCTCCCAGCACTGGGGCTGGAGCTAGAGGAGAGCTTGGCTGATGCCTTGGTGAACCCACAGGGCCTGGAGTGTTCCAGCCCCTTGGAATTCCAGCATCACTCACATTGGGATGCACAGGCCCCCTCCAGTGTCAGCTGCCATCTTCACCATGTCCCCCTGCACCTTCCTAGGAGTGCCTGGGACTCTTGTTTTCAGGTCTGTCCATCGCCTTGAGCTTCCCCCGAGCAGCTGCCAACACAACCAGATCCTGAGGCTTTTTGTCTCCATCCATTCATACTTTGGGGTTTGTGAGGATAGCGCATCACCTTTTATTATCAACTGTGTCCAGGGGTTTTTGGTTTTGCACCCTAGTTgctctttccatttttatagagCAATTGAGGAAAATTCAAAATCTATACTACTCCCTCCAGAATTATCtgatcattgttttaaaaatcactccAGAGCAAGAACTCAAGAACCATTCACTAGAGTTCCTGGCAGAGGCCAGCATGCTATGCACAGCTGTGAGTGTCAGGTGGGCAGCAGTGGAGACTAAGCCTGCAGGACCGAGACAGCTCATGGCCGTTGGTGTGTTGTCCTACGGACAATTTCGCTAAACTTGGAATTGCGGTCAAACAAACACAGAGTTTATGCATCAATCTCtctatataacaaaaataaaagagacaagATAACATATTCAAAAGATTTGGGTCTAAAGCAAGGCCCCTTTCAAGATCAGGACACTTAAATTCTAGAATTGCTATAAATCGTAGATAGTCCAGGCCCTAGACAGCCCGGAACAAGTACACACGGGCCTGGCCAGCAGCGTCAAAGCTCAACTTTTTCTGGGGCACATGCAGGCTTCTTCCCTGAGCTCTGAACACCTCGGTGGGGGCaggaatcactagaacccagttTTTAGCAGAAAGAATGGCACAGAGTTGGAACCCCAGAGAGCAAGACCACGTATTTAAAACAAACCTGCCTAACAGACTTTGGCTTACAATTCAACAATTTGTTAGCTTTTGCTTTCTCATtaaatctcattctttctttgccaTGTTTGTGggggtttctgtttgtttgcttgttgttgttgttgttgagatggagtctcgctctgttgccaggctggagtgcagtggcgcgatcttggctcactgcaacctccgcctcccgggttcaagcgattctcctgcctcagcctccagagcagctgggactacagacgcacactaccacgcccagctaatctttggtattttagtagagacggggtttcaccatgttggccaggatgatcttgtgatccacccgcctcggcctcccaacgtgctgggattacaggtgtgagccaccacgcccggccaa
This DNA window, taken from Pongo pygmaeus isolate AG05252 chromosome 6, NHGRI_mPonPyg2-v2.0_pri, whole genome shotgun sequence, encodes the following:
- the UPP1 gene encoding uridine phosphorylase 1 isoform X4, which codes for MQRNLKVTSLEPGTVVITEQAVDTCFKAEFEQIVLGKRVIRKTDLNKKLVQELLLCSAELSEFTTVVGNTMCTLDFYEGQGRLDGALCSYTEKDKQAYLEAAYAAGVRNIEMESSVFAAMCSACGLQAAVVCVTLLNRLEGDQISSPRNVLSEYQQRPQRLVSYFIKKKLSKA
- the UPP1 gene encoding uridine phosphorylase 1 isoform X1, with protein sequence MAATGANAEKPESHNDCPVRLLNPNIAKMKEDILYHFNLTTSRHNFPALFGDVKFVCVGGSPSRMKAFIRCVGAELGLDCPGRDYPNICAGTDRYAMYKVGPVLSVSHGMGIPSISIMLHELIKLLYYARCSNVTIIRIGTSGGIGLEPGTVVITEQAVDTCFKAEFEQIVLGKRVIRKTDLNKKLVQELLLCSAELSEFTTVVGNTMCTLDFYEGQGRLDGALCSYTEKDKQAYLEAAYAAGVRNIEMESSVFAAMCSACGLQAAVVCVTLLNRLEGDQISSPRNVLSEYQQRPQRLVSYFIKKKLSKA
- the UPP1 gene encoding uridine phosphorylase 1 isoform X2, which codes for MKAFIRCVGAELGLDCPGRDYPNICAGTDRYAMYKVGPVLSVSHGMGIPSISIMLHELIKLLYYARCSNVTIIRIGTSGGIGLEPGTVVITEQAVDTCFKAEFEQIVLGKRVIRKTDLNKKLVQELLLCSAELSEFTTVVGNTMCTLDFYEGQGRLDGALCSYTEKDKQAYLEAAYAAGVRNIEMESSVFAAMCSACGLQAAVVCVTLLNRLEGDQISSPRNVLSEYQQRPQRLVSYFIKKKLSKA
- the UPP1 gene encoding uridine phosphorylase 1 isoform X3 encodes the protein MGHCVFENSTGCFVFGCVGGSASFFYMLCCVLPDCPAFILLRFTPCISRCLLFSSGLEPGTVVITEQAVDTCFKAEFEQIVLGKRVIRKTDLNKKLVQELLLCSAELSEFTTVVGNTMCTLDFYEGQGRLDGALCSYTEKDKQAYLEAAYAAGVRNIEMESSVFAAMCSACGLQAAVVCVTLLNRLEGDQISSPRNVLSEYQQRPQRLVSYFIKKKLSKA